The segment CATGAAAGATCTTTCCCCTTGAAGGATTGATCCTTGAATTGCACCTTTTCGTTTTGGTGCTCCTTGATTTGTGGGGTATTGATTATGCTAATAACCTGCGAGATTGATTTTTTGGGAGGGGGAAACAACTGAGACAGGGTTTTTCAGGAGCATCTAGACGCCTGTACAAAGGTTTAAATCAAATTAAGCAATCTATAAGTTGCTAAAACATggtaaattataatttaatcatGCTGTAAATTCACTATTTTGAGctgacatttattaaaaaaagataaatttttCCTatttcatctgtctgtctaagtGACATGTCTTCAAATCAATAATTAAttatgggtttttttcttttatcaactaaaatacatttatgtcatgcttaagctactgtatatatgactTTGTCAAACAATGAGTTCTACATCATAACTCTTCACACAACACTAGACATCGCTccggataagagcgtctgccaaacgcTGAAATGTAATGGGATACCTCAGTGTAGGCGTAGTGTACAGAGATGAAAGGTAACTGATTACATTTACTTATCACGTATGTCACGTATCTTTATGTTGtttgagtagttttttttaaaggatactTTTTACCTTTTGCTCCACTACATATCTACAATatagcaaatatctgtactttgtactttactacatttctgcatgctGTTGTGTTACATTATAGCAGTGGTGTATAGCATTTTAAGCAGAAATAttgccacctgctgactatgACTTTTACTATAAAGTTACTATGACTTAAAAGCTGCTGTGATCGAACACATGCTCAGTACATTTGGCACTTAACTAAATTTGGAGGCGAGTAGTAGAGATGTATAGGGGAAGCTGTATTGTTTAACTGGCTCTCCAGTCAATATTTCTGAACTCTGTTATAAACGTATGGGTtcaagttaagttaagttaagcagCATAAATACTTTATGTAAATACTGCTGTTCTGTAGTTTTGACGTTGTATTTTCTCCCTAACATAATTTTATCAAAGTCATTCTATctttgaaaaacaacaattttccCAGTGTTGTGTTTTGGGGGGATGACAATGCAACCTAATGACTAAGTATAACAGTTAAGTTAACATTAGGGTTCCTAAGGATAATTAAATTCATCTATAAGGACTCATAATTATGTATtccatagcttttttttttcttttttactgtaTTCACTCTTTGTACCATATATATTGTGGTTGCAGCCAAATGTCAGCTGTGTTGGACTTAATACTGCTATTGGAATAAATCGACATCATGCAAGAAACATAGGATTAAGTTTAAGGTCAGAATCTTGAGAAAGTGAGACAAACATCTGGTTTCTGCAAACTCTACCCCGCCTGCTTAACGCTCGTACAACTGTCCTGTCTGAATAGCTTCTAAGAGTGTACAACAGAGATTTAAATACTCATGCATGTGTGACCTTAAatcaaatatatactgtatattgcgcAAAAATACTAAACCCATTGAGATGAGTCTGGAGTAATGCTTACATCCTCCTGCTGGAACTTCATGCAGCTAGCCCAGCTCACCCCCCTCATGTAAGCAGTAGCCATTTTGACTATGTCTAGCTTTAAGGGTTGTTCGGTAAAGATGAAATAGTTCTCCGTCATGCCAAAGCTGTGATAATAACTTGGGTTGAGGAGGGAGCGGCAAGGAAGCGTTGCCAAGATCTCAGCATTTTTCAAGGCTGGAGTCCAATCAAAGCCAGCTAAAAAGTACAAGGTATGCAGATTTATaattgccaaaaaaataaagtaaaaaaaataaatatcagatCTACAGAACTAGTACCTTGTGTTTTGCCAAGTTCCACTGCAGGGaccttaaatataatatatttcgTCTTGCCTTTGTCTGCAATTGATGTTCCCATGTTATAGGTGTTTCCTTCTTTATCATAGTGTGGATGAGATATAACAAGGGTGACAGGGATGTATTTCCTGTAGTCCACctggacaaaaataataataacatgtgTAAGGGGCCTTCATATTAAGATGACACATATTTATTGAAGAATGCCGATGCAAAACGGTTTTGAGAAAGTACACTAGCATGGACAACTGGTAAAGATTAACTCAAGGCTTGCAAAATTTCCAGGTCTTTATCTTTATAGTCAGTTTTTGTGCTAACTTAAAGTATCAGCTTAGATAAAATCAGCAAACTAGTTCTGAAAAAGTAGAGAGCATATTATATGCAGTAAAACTAACATTATCTAATCTACCTATTAGGGAAAGATTAGGAATATATGATCATATATACAATCTTTTTAAAGATTGTAAGCTGCTGCATGTACAATTTTGGAATTTTGCcctcttgcaaaaaaaaaaaaaaatgtcaagctGATCTATTTACAGAAGAACAGACTGGGTTGTGTTTCAAACTCGTGTAATGTAGGGTtagcatactgtatttttttttattttgtgctgtGTTTCTCAGATAATAGAATGCAGGTTGAGAAATGTTAATTACATGAATATCAAATTGTGAAACAGAAATCCACAGTGTTTAACTGTAGCtctaagttgttgttgttgttgttgttgttttaacaaGGTGTGTAACTGtacctttaaagaaaagaaaatcttgtAAATGTAGTGGACTTAAAAGAGAGCCTTGTGGGATgccatattatattttttaggcTTATACTAAAAGATTTATAATAATTCAATCAAAGGACAAATTAGTTTTATCTGCACTAAAGAGGTGAAAATGGCCATTTTGTggaatagtaaattattaccaTTTATCACCATATCTCTCTTTTTCACTCACTCTGCCCTGACCTTTACTCAGCGACAGTGTCCTGGTCCACCCCAGCACACACAAccctagagaaatataattatttgAGCCCACAACCAATAGTACTTGAAGCATTTGAATTACAAGTTGAGTCAACCTAAGATTTTAAGCTGGGCACACGTtgtgtcaactaaacagcaatatgaaatatttaaattggcCAGCAAATTTCTCTAAACGATGAgtaaacttaacaaaaaaaaagctgaactaAACTTTTTACTAAACTTTACAAAACTTTTTTACGAGGTGAGGTGGCTTTTTTTTCAAACAGTGTGGCTGGATTTTAAGTCTGTCAATTACATTATAGTCAACAGTCCCACATGTGTTTggataataaatgattattatttcacTCATTTTCCATAGAGCATTAGGTTCATGGGGGTTTGGATCCTATGCCAATAAGCTAAGGCAGGAGACACCCTCACTGGGGTGCCAATTCACTGTGGTTCACAGGCATGCACATGCCCAGTTATAAATTACAGAGAAATTTGTAACTACCACTCCTACTTGTCATATCTTTGTATTGTGGAAGGAACCTGGAAGAGAGATGCTGGAAGAAATCCACCGAAaatggggagagcatgcaaactccatgcacaggcCAGAGGCAACATTCAAACCATCAACATCAAAAATACTCAAAGACTGAGAAGTAACTGTTTTACCTTATCCTGAGTCTCCAAGGTCATTGGGTCAATTTTGCGAATATAATTGGTTTCAGAAGTGGCATAATAATCAGatccatattttattatgtttccAGCGCAGTTATCTGTGAAATCTGGTACAGTGTGGTTAAAAAAGCTGATAActctgaaagaaaggaaaaaagcacTAGTTTATCAGTGTTTTATCATTTGATTTCTAACAGAAGCTGTTTTGGAATAGTTAGGAATAATACTTTTCACACACAATAGTCTTGAAAGTTTACATAGAATGGatgtaaaaagcaaaaataaaaagagcgACAGTTATAATGGCGGAAATGCTGATGACAGAGGCCAGACTGGTTTAAGCTGACAGGAAGATTATTGTAGGTCAAATAACCGATCGTTAATCATATCGAGGAGAAATGCAGTTCAGAATGCACATGTCTAGCTTTGAGGTGGATGGGCCATCAAGAAccaccaagaacaggaatctaaGACTGCAGTAGGTGCAAGCTGACCAAAAGACAAATTTAGAGACAAAAAAGACAAGGCAACATTGTGACGTGTTGCGCtttctgaaatgcttttcttACTATGGGTTGTAAAGAGTGATGTCGCCATTCTGTCAGCTTGATTCCACCATTCTATCAGTCTGGCAAGATATACCAATGTTTCAAAATGCCTACTTGGTGATCATGTTTTTGGATGGATGTGGATAGGCCATGGTTCCCATTTCTGAAACTATGATTCTATTGGCTTCCATGTTGCTGTTGTAAGTGTCACTTTTGAGATATTTGCTGCGGTATGTAACCTctcctgcaaaacaaaaaaattaaaaactactaaaagatCCAAAGCTATCAAGCCAATCCAAATAATAGAATACACTAATGGCATTTTGCCATTTCTGTATGTCATATTTATATTCTGTATACTATGTTTATCATATACAaataaaccttggattgcgagcataattcattccacacacacactaaaggaatCATTGCTCTCTGACAGAGTCTCTGTCTGCAAACTTCTTTAGTGAGAACCCTCTCGAATAACAATTGCTTTTGCCTGCTTTTGAGGACTTTGCAGAAATGTGTCGTTAAACAGAATCAACTCTCGCACGGATACAGACTTCTTAATCTTGTTGCAGTACAGTGAGACTGAGTAtaggagacaattacccacaattccgcatcgcaaaagagagagaagaaccattggctcagttgtgattaagtgacgctcggcagacaaagcgcatgcgtactactcgtatttcaagacctcgctcgattatcaagttaaaatttactAAATTATTTTGCTCGTCCTGCAAACCTAGTTactcgcagaccaagttactcacaatccaaggtacCGCTGTATTGCCATTTTTGTACATCTTAATTCAAAGATAATTCGAATAGCTCTCAtggtattatatttttaaacttatttttagattttttacatattttaaagtgTACAGGCATGGGATCAATCGTTTAATTCCAGGACAAATTAAAGTAGAAAGATAAAGTAATTACCACGGCTGATTGTGAAACTGTGCAAGAGCGCCATTCCATCAAACCAGTGATTATAAGAAGTCTCTCCAAATGAAAAGAGACCTGGGCCATTTCGCACAAGGGTGCCTTGAAGCCACTCAGGAAGAGAGCCTGCATAAAAATCAGTACTTGCATGAGAATAAGAGACGAAGCAAAAAAAGATTCAGACATATTTCATAGGCTGACTGTGTAGCTGAGACTGTTGcacaaaacagcagcaagattaTCTTAGAAACTCCTAAACGTTTAGGAAACAATCCTTATCGTAAGTGTCTTTTAACTTACCTTTTACTTTTGCCTTGACAGGATCAGGGTGCTCTGTCTTGTTTTTTCCATAATCGTACTGCATCTTTCCCTTTTCCGACTGGCTTCCTGCTCTTCATGCGAGATCAGCTTACAGGGTTTAGATGTTCCCTGCAGATGTTTTCATTCAGACTGCACTTTGACCCAGATCAGAGTCTTAGTCACATGTGAAATCCACAGAGGACTGACTTCCCTTTTCTCCTTCACACAAACAGAATGGATGATCTAGCTTTAGATTCTCAGTGTCAGTAAGGTTCTGTCACACTCCACAGCTTTTTATTGTTAGTAGTATTATTATGGAGTGGACTTTCTATCATTACTCAGTTGTTTTAAATAACCAACTCCTTTCAGCTGACTGGTGACTAATGGGAGGTGTTTTTGTGGttcgttatatttttaaataccaaaCTTGTTGAACTGGTCAGGATAAAACAGATCGATTGATTCTTCTTCTATTTaaaaatttggtgtaaacaggcTGTTTCAGTTCAACATGTCAGTTTCTGATAAAACTGCGTTCAGCTAGCGACATCTACCGGCCATGTTGAGTATAGACATGCAGTATTTcttcacacatcacacatttaATTCTTTCAAGTTTCTTTTTGATGccaggctctttttttttaaaaaaagtgtacttcacattttaacaaaacactTCATCTAACAGTTTTGTTTCAGTGTTACTAACTGCCATCTTGTTCAATCCCTGCCTTGGGTTTGTGTACATGGAGGTTTAATGTTTTctccgtgtttggtgggtttccaccggatactccagtttcctcccacagtccaaagacatgcagattaggctaattggttgTCAAATTGCacttagtgtgtgaataagcatgtgtgtgtgtgtgtgtgtgtgtgtttgtgtgtgttagggtacgccacctcatgccctaagtcttctagGTCAGGATAAAGccatatagatgatgagtgagtaagtgagtcaATGGCTTCCCTTGGTGGAAAGAAATTGAggattaaccaatcagatgcggctagcaataaataaaataaaataaataaagaaaataaatgtgatcTGTAAGGCTTACGGCATGGAGAGGCTTCACAACCATACAGTCATAATAGCATGTTAAAACAAAgttctgactttttttccccagaacTCTGACTTTAAACTCTGAATTCTACGAAAATatgtcagaattttttttgccattcaccatttttttaatagtggCCCTAATCTTGTCCTCTACATGCCCTCTAGATTTgagttttctatttaaaaaaaaaaagacaaaactggTGCTAAATTATTtagatgaaaaactgagatttaCATTAGAAGAACAactaatgtaaaagaaaaactgagATTTACATGTAAAGCTATACAAGGTGCTCAAAAAAATCATGtggtttctttcatttattgttAAAGTGGCAATTCCACGGGAATCAGGGCAGAGTGCCAGTCCACTGCAGCtaataagcacacacacacacacacacactcactactggCAATCTGAAAACACTAATTAGACctatctaatctgcatgttattGGATTctgtgaggaaactggagcatccagagaaaacccatcagaaccaataaaaaaaataaaactattgaTAATCTTTTAGCAAGTTTATGATAGGTTGGGTTTCTTATACTTGCCATAAATTTATACTAATCTCACTTCCTGCATTGTGATTGGTTAGCGCTTGACTTCGTGTGAAATGTGAGCCAATTGTAAAGGCAGGGCAGTTGATCATGAAAATGTATCATGAAAATGTATAActcataaaaatttataaaaaataaattatttattaaattataatttattaaatcttaGTGTCAGTCTGAACAAgtttacatattatttaaagtaatttttattttgatatatattgaccattaattataatgattattttCCTAGTGTAACTGCATATGTAGAGTTGAAGAATGACTCAGAAATGTATCCATGACTTGGGAATACAAGCTCATGtcaaaaaaaagttgcaaaGGGTCACCAAATACTTTCATTTTACACTCAGCAGTTTTGTGCGAATGCCACTGGTCTTAACATGAAAATtttaggataaaaataaatctgataaGCCGAGCATCTTTATTTGACTACATAATTATATGTTTGAGATGCTAGCTTTTGATGAGTACTAAAAAAGTACTGTTCCAAATACAcaccattcagcatcaccagtatactaatcactgacctgatcatctgtAATCATCTGCACTGGTTTCTCTCTGGCTCGTGCtttaagttagattttttttttttttaatgcttgattGATTTATCAATTCATCACCGTGTGGCTTACCGAACAAGAAACATTCCTCTAAAaatggtcaggtacagggactggactgaaaataagagccaaaaacATTCCAAAAAATGAGTGCCAAAGAAGTAATTCAGGAATCCTTGAGAAATATTccttaagactacattaaaatacaagaacatCTGATTCTTAAAATAGAGTGGCTTgtactttacattttattttctctttttattatatttacagtcCCTTCAAGTTAACCACTCAGATGCTTGATATTTTTGTCTCTATTATACTCCAGTGTCAAACTGCTGACAACTTAGGGATACTCAACTATATTTTTTAGATAGTTACTGGTTACTTTTACCTTGGTCAGAAGGTTTTGGTGTTTCTCTGTTCTTTATGCAATTAAAACTCTGTTATTTAAGGCTAAcacataaatatacaaacacacaagttCAGGAAACAGAATAACTTTTGCAGGAAAGATATTAAAGCTCATCTTTTTAATGAACAAATCTGAAAATgtgcttaaataatttttttttacacttaaaatcataaattacaatgttaatgtaaataaaaattctaaccaacaatcaaaataataaaaagtaattaatatttaaaaagtgtttttcttgtgcaaaataaatcagtgatcTGTGACATAAAGTAAGCAGCATGATTTAAGGAATATTTTTGTCCAGAAataatatttgattttattttagttcaggTTCCTGAGGGATAAAAACTCCATGCAGGTCCATGTGAATTGGTGCGTTAACTGAAGCTCGGGCAAT is part of the Clarias gariepinus isolate MV-2021 ecotype Netherlands chromosome 15, CGAR_prim_01v2, whole genome shotgun sequence genome and harbors:
- the bco1 gene encoding beta,beta-carotene 15,15'-dioxygenase, producing MQYDYGKNKTEHPDPVKAKVKGSLPEWLQGTLVRNGPGLFSFGETSYNHWFDGMALLHSFTISRGEVTYRSKYLKSDTYNSNMEANRIIVSEMGTMAYPHPSKNMITKVISFFNHTVPDFTDNCAGNIIKYGSDYYATSETNYIRKIDPMTLETQDKVDYRKYIPVTLVISHPHYDKEGNTYNMGTSIADKGKTKYIIFKVPAVELGKTQAGFDWTPALKNAEILATLPCRSLLNPSYYHSFGMTENYFIFTEQPLKLDIVKMATAYMRGVSWASCMKFQQEDVLIHLIDRRTRKEVDLKYYTNTMVVYHHVNAFEEDGHVILDVIAYDDNRLFEMFYLDNLKKQSASSTTVTPQYKRFVLPLSDKCTEMGENLVKLKNTTATTVKGEDGRLLCQPEVITEGTEVPRINYNYNGQKHRYAYVTETKNVSSSKVIKFDVETKLKVEWSAENCLPMEPVFVPRPDAIEEDDGVVLTTVINSNQGEADFLLVLDGKSFQELARASVNAELHIDMHGFFIPQHDAGALPTGAAAKESLTRC